The proteins below are encoded in one region of Bacteroidota bacterium:
- a CDS encoding SRPBCC domain-containing protein, whose product MSSNKTEIVRDFPAKSINVIREFAAPVEKVWRAFTEAALLDQWWGPSPWRAETKHMDFSVGGHWLYAMVSPEGEKHWGRMNYVGITRHHHYDFEDGFCGEDGVLSPEMPLGNGTTSFIPTATGTRVEMMSYHPTEADMQAIIEMGFEEGITQCFEQLADLLPNIKA is encoded by the coding sequence ATGAGCAGCAACAAGACAGAAATCGTCAGGGATTTCCCCGCAAAATCAATCAACGTCATCCGCGAATTTGCAGCGCCCGTCGAAAAGGTTTGGCGCGCATTCACCGAGGCAGCGCTGTTGGACCAATGGTGGGGACCCTCGCCGTGGCGCGCCGAAACCAAACACATGGACTTCTCCGTCGGCGGACATTGGCTCTATGCCATGGTAAGCCCGGAAGGTGAAAAGCATTGGGGAAGAATGAATTACGTGGGGATCACACGGCACCACCATTACGATTTCGAAGACGGATTCTGCGGCGAGGACGGCGTGCTTTCACCCGAAATGCCGCTCGGCAATGGCACCACGAGCTTCATCCCGACAGCCACCGGCACAAGGGTGGAAATGATGAGTTATCACCCCACCGAAGCCGACATGCAAGCCATCATCGAAATGGGCTTCGAAGAAGGCATCACCCAATGTTTCGAACAATTGGCGGACCTGTTGCCAAACATCAAGGCCTGA